Within the Fusarium musae strain F31 chromosome 11, whole genome shotgun sequence genome, the region GAAGGCGGTGCCAAGTACCCCAAGAACCCCATCAGAGTCAACCTTCTATGCCCGTAAGTAATCTCCCATGTGACACAAGCCATCAACTTACATATATGACAGAGGATGTATTGATACCGATATGATCCGTCAGCCTCTACACTTGCCCAATGGTGCAGGTACGTGGACGATGACGGAGGGCGATCACTTGACGTCAATCATCAAGCGCTACTCTAAGCCTGAGGAAATTGCTGCCTCCATAGCATTCTTACTGGGAGATGAGAGTAGATTCATGACAAAGCAGGAGATATACGTTGATGGTGGCTGGATGGAGGCCAACTATGTAGCTTAGGTGTCATCTTCGTTACGAATTCGAGATATTGGCGCAAcaagtattaattacagcCTCAAGTCCCGTATTCTTGTGCCTGTAGGGTGATTTGTAATGCACTCTGATCAAAGTCACATTACAAATGCATCTTCATGGGTTTTCTCCGTCGTATCGAAACTGAATACTAGACATGAGGCTTCAGCATACCCCCCAATAGGAAACTGCATGTCTTGGCGAAGTCATCGGACGAACCACGTCTCCAAAAGCTCGTACTGACGCTATCCGTAATTGGCAACAGCACTTCTTGGCAGATTTACGACATTGAAGTCATGGAGCAAGATATTTGCTTTCAAGCGGTATATAAGTCGAGCATGTTACTATGATAGTCTCCAGTTCGTCGTTCAATCATTCACATCTTATATCTTCAATCTTATTGTTCACTGCCAAAGAAAAACATCATGACTTCCACTGGAAAATCACCTCTCAAGCTGATTCTTGGAGCCGCGAACGTGAGTAGTTGGACGGCTTTGCTTGAATTAACACTAACCAAACACTCATGAAGATCGGAGATAAGGAAGATGACCCTTGGGCTCGCTTCGATACTCCAGATGAAGTCAACGCCTTCATCAATACCTTCGCTAAACGGGGCTACACTCAGCTCGACACTGCTGCAGTCTATTCACCCCAGGCTCCCTACAGCTCCGAACCTCGTCTCGGCGCCGTCAACGCAGGCGAGCGATTCAGTATCGACACCAAAGCAGATTTCATGAAGGGCCATACCAAAGAGAACATTACTCATGATATCGACAACTCACTCAAGCTTCTGAAGATAGACCAGATCAATATCTATTATCTTCATGTGCCTGATCGTAACAATCCGGTTGAGCCagctcttgaagctctcaACACGGCTTATAaagatggcaagatcaaAACTTGGGGCATCTCCAACTTTCGAGccgatgaagttgaagaaatgATCGATATCTGTGAAAAGAGGGGTTTCGTCAAGCCTTTTGTTTATCAGGGTCACTATAACGCACTTGTACGTGCCGGTGAGAAGGAGCTGTTCCCCATTCTCCGAAAGAACGGCATATCGTTCTATGCCTATAGTCCTGCTGCTGGCGGTCTCTTTTCTGGGAGCCACAAAAATCCCGTTCCAAATGGACGATTTGACCCGGCAGTGAGTAGAAAATTCTGGCAGGATTGCTTCTGGCGACATGACTGACATCTTGTAGCACAAATCAGGAAGCATCGCTAATTCGCTCTACATCAAGCCATCCGTTCTCGGAGCAGTCgacaaggccattgaggTGTTCGCCAAGCATAACATTGGAGGACATGCTGCAGCCCTCAGATGGACAGCGCATCACAGCATTCTCGACAGGAGATACGGCGACGGGCTGATCATCGGTGCTTCTAGCCCCCAACAGCTCGAGGACAATATTGAAACAGTTGAGGAGGGGCCGCTGCCTGGAGaagttgctgctgctcttaACGCCGTGTATGAggaggctggtgatgaggttTCTTACCATATGTAGTTAGGTTCCTAAGACTAAGCTCAAAATAGTAGGAGCACTTCTTGGCATGAGATTGTGAATTAttaagcatcatcatcattacaATGCTCAAAAGCATCCCTAATCGTGACAGACAGTCGATACTTGATACCGATGGTTTCAATACTCGTGCCAATATCTTTCAGCATGCAATTCATTACTGTGACTAAGCCTGGCCAACGTGCTTCAGCCCAGACGACGCGAAAAGCTCACTCTCACGCAGCTAGGGTCGCCCATGCACAGACACGAAAACAAAGAATGGTGCACTACCAGGGCCAAAAGAGACAGCAAAGCGCAaaaagccatgatgaacCAAATAATTTACCGACAGAACTTGGCCTCCCACAGATCAGCGGACTGCAAAAGCTAACATCTGTACCTTTCACATTACCTGGCGATTTCCAACCCAGTAacataatttattttattaaatccCTCTCGACACTTGAGCACTCCATCTTTAGTCAATGTGAGTTTCGCATGATCGGCGTAGGGTAGCATTTCCTAACCATCCCGGCGTAGATCTTCAAACTGTCTTGCCCTCCCAAATTGCACATTGCCCTATCATCATGGACATCGCAGAACAAGCAGCTGAGATTAGAAGGAACTGGATCTTCTTCGTTTCTACTGATCCAGTTCTTCTCCGAGGCTGTCTTCTTGCAGCATGTCGATACTTGGCTCAAGTTGAGCTCCGTGATGAGTACACATTGTTGGCCATCCAGTACAAGCAGTACTATTTACAAAGCCTTCGGAAGGGACTCTCTTCGCGGACTCTTCCGTCGCGTCGGAATGCGGTTGCAATGACCACAGTTCTCGCGCTGGATGAGGTGAGTCGATCGATAGGGCCAGAGATAACATGACAAGCTGAGTGCTGACTGCGTAGATTACTTGTGGAGATCACCTTGTCGCTGCAAAACATGTACTAGGCGCCATGAAGATGGTTGAGGACGCCGGTGGGCTCGACCGTCTTGGGCTGAATCATCTTGTCCGTTATGTCCTCTACAACCTCATGTTCGGCAAGCGATTATCAGAATGGGATGTGGATCTACAACTGGCCTCAACACTCATGACACCAGACTCAATACTGCCCTAATCATGCCAAAACACATCTCGAAACAGCAGCGTTCATTCCACGGCCCCTATTAATTGGTCACCCGATCGCGATGTTCCGACTTATGCTCATTTCTCCGACGCGCTCCAGTGCATCTGTTGGTCTCGTCTAGCTAGTGGCGTGACGTGTTATTTCTGCCTTATGGCTGGCACGCAAAGCTAGACGGGATAAGGTATACAAGGTTAAAAAAATGCATATTTGTTTATTTACGAGACTCGGGCGGGAGTGAGACATTCCCAAGGATCAACTGAGACCTTTTGACATGAATCTAGTGCCACAAATTTCCGCGTGAGTTCCGGACGTCGGCAGGCGGTCAATAGTCTCGAGCTCTGATATTATGATTGATATGGCACTTTTGCTTAGTTTGAGCGCGTTTTCTTCGGCTCTTCAATCTCTTGAGCTTTTGACTCAAGAGATTGGCTCTAAAACTCAGACACGCTTTGACGATTTCGTTCTCGCAGAGAAACAACAATCTCAAAAGTCAACTGATATTAGGATTAGATGGCTGGGTCTGAGTCTGCCCTATTATGGTTCTCGCTTATGTGAAAGGGGTCTAGGAATCTTGGTTCAAGCTTAAAGAAAGCTTATACGCTGGACTGCTTCAGCCTGCGAGCCAAGCAGTCTGGGCATCGGCCGTCGGCAAGTCAGATTCCACCCCAGAAATGAGGTTTTGCTGGTTCAAAAGCCGTGATTGGGCAATTACGGAGGGAAGCTTGTGACTAAAACGAGGGCCCGAGACATTGTGCTCACTATCCCTTCAACTCATGAGCCGACACTCGTCCCCGACTTTAAATCCGTTGTAAGGATGAGGGAGTCTTTCGGAGTCTTTTGAGCCAAGAAGGAATTGAACGAGAAATTCTGGGGATGTTATTGTGTATGGCATATGTGGTTCAGGCAAACACCAAAACTTCTCTTTGCCCAAGCCGGCAATAACATGACCTCCCTTCAACACCTTCTTGGCACTGCAGCATTCTTCACCCAAATACGAGGTCATCTGATAAAACTTGTCAAATATTCAGCTGAAACATTCTCAAGGGACATGTCTCGCGTGAGGTAAATCTTTGACTCCTTCAAGCCTTTGACAGGCTGGCACTCTAATCTGGGGAAGTATCGAATTTCCCCAATTCCAGCGGCCCTACCCCAGATTATGGACTAGTCCATCGTGGCTCTAAACGAAGCTAACATGAATATTTCCGAGGGAGGTTCCCTCATGAAAGTCTGAGTATAAGAAGGCCGTAGATATCTCTCCAAATCAACTTTCTCAGCTCAACCAGCACCACTCATTCATAGCCGGTTGCGTCTGCCACTCTTTACTAACCTAGTTCTTCACATTCACTCCTTTTGTTTTCTGTTTTACATCCAACTTAATcactctctttttttctgaTATTCATCTTTCACGATGAGATACTCCCTCGGCTTCTCCGGTCTTTTGACCgtggccttgagctccacTGGCCTCGCTCAGACTACGACTCCTGGACCTTCTACCACCGACTTCTCCACCTCTGGTGGCATGAACGTCCCCACCTCGGTCACCTCTCAGCTGCCCGTCActttcaccaccaccatgacCACTATGGCCAAACCCACCAAGTCTCCCGTCCCTGGCAAGTGTGAGTGCGGCACTGGAACCTGCTTCACCCCCGAGATCTGCAGCATCGAGTGTACCACCGTGTATGAGGACTGCTGCAGCATTGAGGGCTCTGACATCCAGGTGTGCAAGAACCAGTACACCGTCTGTCTCGGCTACAACCCCTACGACTCTGTCTTTGTCAAGCCCACCAGCTGCAAGCACGACAAGAGCTACTACATCGAGTACGAGTCCAAGTACACCAGCTCTTACTTCGAGGAGAAGTACAGCTCCTACtactcctcttcttcatactcCACCTCTTCTTACCACTCTGGCTACCACGCCGGCTACTACACTGCCGAATACTGCTGCCTCGAGTGCACCACGATCTACGATGAGTGCTGTGCTGTTCCTGGTGCTGATATCGCTGTCTGTAAGGAGAAGTACACTGTCTGCCTCGGCTACAACCCCTTCACCGTCGTTCCCTGGGAGGTCCCCTCTGTCTGCAAGCACGAGGAGTCTTACTACAAGGAGTACGAGTCCAAGCACGGCGAGTCTTACTACAACTCCAAGTACGACAAGTCCTACGAGCACGGAGACTCTGGCAAGACCGACTACGGCCACAAGGAGATTATGGTTACCGAAGATGAATGCTGCGTCCAGTGCACTACTGTCTATGATGAGTGCTGTGCCGTCCCTGGTGCCGACATTGCCATCTGCAAGGAGAAGTACACCGTCTGCCTCGGCTACAACCCTTGGGACGTTACCCCCTTCGTGAAGCCTACTGTCTGCAAGCACGGTGAGGACTCTGGTTCCAAgggcagcaacaacaacggcggctccagctccagctccagctccagccatGAGGAGGAGTGCTGTGTCCAATGCACCACTGTCTACGATGAGTGCTGCTCCATTGACGGCCACGACATCGAGGTCTGCAAGAAGGAGTACGTCGTCTGCCTTGGCTACAACCCCTGGGACGTTACCCCCTTCGTCAAGCCCACTGTCTGCAAGCACGGCGAGGACTCTGGCTCCAAGGGCGGCAACAACGgtggctccagctccagctccagcaagtCCGATAACTCCTCCAAGACCTCTGGCTCCAAGTCCGACAGCTCCAGCAAGTCTGGTGGCTCCGACGAGGAGTGCGCTGTTGAGTGCACCACTGTCTACAAGGCCTGCTGCGACGCTTCCGGCGCCATCATTGAGACCTGTAAGACTGCCTACACCACCTGCCTCGGCTTCAACCCTTGGGACGTCACTCCCTATGTTGAGCCCACCGTTTGCAAGAAGGGTGGCAAGCcttctggtgatgatgttgtcgtcGTCTCTGGCGGTGAGCGTGTCCGCCCCGTCCTGGCTCTCCTTGCCATGGGTGCTATTGCTCTCCTCTGTTAGTACTCCCCTCCTATCCGCATCAACCAACCCCTACTAACATTCTCATAGAAACGATTAGCGACTATGTAACCGCATAATCTTCGCTTCGTTCTTCTATTTCCACTCCGTTGCTCTGGGGCTCCCGCACCTTACCTTCTTACTTTCTCAGTGGGATGTCTGTTTCTGTGCAGTGGATGCTTAGCATTCTTATCTTTTGATGATTTTATGGTTTTATGGGTGTTGCCGCATACTCGGCCTAAAATAGTTCACGATAGACACGTATGTAATATCGACGACTGGATGGAGATTCTCTGGATGGCGGTTCTGGGCTGTTGGGGGCGATTGCATGTATCCATAGTCTACATTAGACTCTGTGTCCAGAGATCAATTCACTTACTTCTCTGTCAATATTTCACTTCGGCCCGTGAATGTGTATGCTTTGTATGTCTTACGTTTTTCTTTGAGTTTCGTATCATGATCCTTGGTCTTAAATGGTGTTCAATGCAACATTAAACGGcacttgactttgactttgagcatGGGCGTTGGCCTTCATTTGCAAGTGTCCACTAGCTAGTGGAGGAAATGAAGGGCTCTGCTGGTGCGTGAAACGCGTGTACCCCGGATTTTCTCATCTGTGGGATGAAAACATGGCAAACGATTAATCCACCAAACgaagcagctcaagctgcGTCTAGAATTCTAGATCTGGCCACAATCCGATCGAAATGGGCTGCTAAACTGGTTCAAGTTAGTAACTTTGGGGGCACGGCAATGGACTTGAAACGGCTGAAACCAACAGCGGAAGCTTACGCTCCGGGCAACCCGGACACTTCTGGAGCAGGGGCCTCATATTTTTAATGAACAAACTTTCTCCACCAATCACAAGAAACCTCCTTGAGCTGTGTCTGAAGTATAGAGTTGGAGTTATATGATAATTAACTAAGAGGTGAAGTTTAAAATGCTACATAAATACTGAGGCCATTGGCACGACTTTCTCGGCACTTCTGTCTCTATCATTGGCTTGTTTGGGTTATCTTGATCTACATCACCATGAAGTTCCTCACAACATTGAGTTTCGTCACAGCGGCATTCGCTGCTAGCCGAACGACTGCGCCCTCTGGATGCATCACTGTCAAGAAGTCCCCTGGAAGCGGTCAATTCGGTACCGTCCAAGCTGCTGTCAACTCTCTCTCAACTACGGCATCTGGAAAGCAATGCATCTTCATTGACCAGGGTACCTACAATGAGCAGGTCCTTGTTCCTAGTCGCAGCGCTCAGCTGTCTATCTACGGTTACACTACCGACACTAGCGGATACAGCGGCAACAAGGTCACCATCACAGCAAAGAAGAGCCAGGCTGATGGTCTGAACAACGATGGCACAGCTACCCTCCGTGTCAAGGCTGCGAACTTCAAGCTCTACAACGTCAATGTTGCCAACACTTACGGACAGGGCAGCCAGGCTGTTGCTCTGAGCGCCTATGCCGATAGCGGATACTAGTACGTCAACTAGCAACTCGACTAAGCTTGTCACTAACTGGTCGTAGCGGTGTTGCTCTTACTGGATTCCAGGATACCCTTCTTGCCCAGCAGGGCTACCAGCTGTACTCCAAATGCCTTATTCAGGGCGCTACCGACTTCATCTTCGGCCAGACTGCTTCCGCCTGGTTCGAGAAGATTGACCTACGAGTTGTCGCCGCCTCAGTCGGCTACATCACTGGTATGCTGTTCTTGCTCGGGTATCAAACACAATTACTAACTCCAGACAGCCAACGGACGCGACTCTGACTCCAACATGTCTTACTACGTTTTCAACAACTGCAACATTGCCGCAGCTGCCGGCAACGCCGTTGCCAACGGCGCATACTACCTTGGTCGACCTTGGCGCCAGTATGCCCGTGTTGTCTTCCAGAAGACCAGCATGAGCTCCGTCATCAACTCCAAGGGTTGGTCTATCTGGAACACTGGCGAGGAGAACACTGCCCACGTGCTGTTTGGAGAGTATGGCAACACTGGTGCTGGTTCTCAGGGTCAGCGCGCCTCTTTTGCCACCAAGCTCTCCAATGCAGTCTCTATCTCTACTGTCCTTTCTGGAAACTACGCTTCTAAGGGCTTCTACGATGCTTCTTATATGTAAAGCATAAGACAAACAGGACGCGGAGCCAACATGTACATCAAATCTATACAGCATTCCATTCCGTGTACATATTAGGGCCAACGGAAGCAGTGGCGCATTCGAATAGATAATTGCAAGTAGCCGGTTCGGGCAGCCAGTGTAGATCATTCTATACGAAGGGGATGCTCCTGCCATTGCTTCCCTTTTCACCAATCTTGGAATCTTTACGTGGAACCAGATCTAACCTGTTCACTCAACTGCTATTTAcgtgagacttgtggctgagaaccTATATCAGCGCAAAGCCCTTAGCTATACGACTGCTACAATCGAACCTACTTTATTTCATAATTGACTTCATTTCAGAATTATAAAACCTTGGCTACCTAAGTAAATAGAAGACTAATATCAGATAGATAATGAAGGTTTCCAACGCCGTTATCATATTATCATGGCGGCCCACGGTCTTTTGAGAGCGGGTCTAGTGACATACTACAAACCTTGAAACCATAGCCAAAGTCTCTCTTTTGCATGTATTATTTTATCTGCAGTAGTTGACTTCAGTATGATGTGACATGATAGTTAGGTCATCTGTTTATGTAGCTGGCTTAACAGTATGCTATGTCTGCTACAATGGTAAGTTGTAACACTGAGGaagattatacttttataatttgaGAACACAGAGATGTTACGTCATCCCTATGGCCTACGGGTCCTAAAGTAGGCGTCAACATGGTTCTAAAGAAGAGATTTAGTGAAGGATTTCCAAATGCTGCCAGAAGGATAACATAATTTAGCTATACTTGGAAGGCTCCAGAGAATCTTGCATAAAGTCAGCTATCCAATACAATGCTATGTATTGAATTATCAAATTCATGCCAAGATCCAAATGCTCTTTAAGTAAGCAGGTTTATTCAGCTTGTGTCATCATGGTAGCTGAAGTTCCAAACTGTGGTGGATAACTATCCATGCCATTGAAAAGGTGCAGCTGAACCAACTGGGATAGTACTCAAGACCTCAATAATACAGTggcttataataaataacaAAGAGGTCGCTCTGTGGTAGTCTAACTGGGCTCAACGATTAACATGCTAACTCTAGACGGACCAGTAGCAGTTATTGCGCAAAGAGATCGGGTTTAGCTATGAAAAGTAATGTAATGACAGAATAAAGAATAAGCCACGTCAGTAGTCCTCCAATGCAGACAGCAAGTCTCTCAGTAAGGACAGATGGGGAAGTTCCTTCGACCTCACCAGTTACACTTTGCTTCAGTGTAGACATACGTCCAGCACCTCGGGCACACGCCCAGCCAACATCCCTCACTGCCACCACAGGCTTTTGAAGAATCCTTAGTTCGCCTGAAGCACTTCTTCGTGCCACCCGAATACACAATGTGCGCCCTCAGCTTGCCGTCGTCAATGCAGACCTCCTTGACCCAATCATACTTGGTCTTTCGACATCCGTCTCTGAAGCCACCGCCAAGCGGGTACATCTTGCCATCGTCACCGAAGTAAGCAGAGCTATAATTAGGAATCTGTACTCCCGTGGTGACATACGTCTCAATACGGGCGGCATCAGCAGCACCGAGCAAGGAGAGGGCGAAGGCAGCGGTTGGAAGAGTGAACTTCATGGTGACTATAGATGTTGTAAGCCTTGAGCCGTCTTGATGAGTAAATGCAGTGAGATCACTGACTTGTAGAGGGAACAAGTGTCGAATTGTGGAAAGTTGGTTGTAGTTGATAAGTTAGattggaagatgatgagagatCTGCAGAAGCAAGCAAATATACAGAGGGTTTCGATCCCTTATATAGAGAAACTGCAGATTGGATAACTACGTTTTCCCGTCAACGTACGTGAACTATCGTGATAGAATTCTTTAATGCCTAAAGTTTGACTCTTGAACATGGCGGCCGACCATGCCAGACAACAGCCCACACACCTCACAACCATTAGCCCCTGCCATGCAAGGCTCAATGCAAGATGTATGTGGGTTTCTGAATAGCCTCAGTGATGTTGGCCGACGGTTACGGTGTTGGC harbors:
- a CDS encoding hypothetical protein (CAZy:CE8): MKFLTTLSFVTAAFAASRTTAPSGCITVKKSPGSGQFGTVQAAVNSLSTTASGKQCIFIDQGTYNEQVLVPSRSAQLSIYGYTTDTSGYSGNKVTITAKKSQADGLNNDGTATLRVKAANFKLYNVNVANTYGQGSQAVALSAYADSGYYGVALTGFQDTLLAQQGYQLYSKCLIQGATDFIFGQTASAWFEKIDLRVVAASVGYITANGRDSDSNMSYYVFNNCNIAAAAGNAVANGAYYLGRPWRQYARVVFQKTSMSSVINSKGWSIWNTGEENTAHVLFGEYGNTGAGSQGQRASFATKLSNAVSISTVLSGNYASKGFYDASYM